A genomic window from Populus nigra chromosome 7, ddPopNigr1.1, whole genome shotgun sequence includes:
- the LOC133699657 gene encoding uncharacterized protein LOC133699657 isoform X2, which produces MLPEQWTQPCGNQCTQKFSALTQIPWRVFCKKGCGTDGETWEDCLDECNEICYKDPVLKDRQWTAYIDRSPGSASYSEECFKACKAGCGYKFEIHPGEVDKARPNRPCNPPPSEKPPPVQKRPPQAVKHGEPTEDVPCTSA; this is translated from the exons ATGCTACCAGAACAATGGACTCAACCTTGTGGCAATCAATGCACACAAAAATTCTCAGCTCTCACGCAGATTCCTT GGAGAGTATTTTGCAAGAAGGGCTGCGGCACTGATGGGGAGACGTGGGAAGATT GCTTGGACGAGTGCAATGAAATATGTTACAAGGACCCTGTACTCAAGGACCGGCAGTGGACTGCATACATTGACCGATCTCCTGGATCTGCCAGTTACTCTGAG GAATGTTTCAAAGCCTGTAAAGCTGGTTGTGGTTACAAG TTTGAGATTCACCCAGGGGAAGTTGATAAGGCTCGTCCAAACAGGCCATGCAATCCTCCCCCTTCTGAGAAACCACCCCCTGTTCAGAAACGACCTCCACAAGCTGTCAAGCATGGTGAACCTACTGAAGATGTACCGTGCACTTCTGCGTAG
- the LOC133699657 gene encoding uncharacterized protein LOC133699657 isoform X1, with the protein MLPEQWTQPCGNQCTQKFSALTQIPWRVFCKKGCGTDGETWEDCEFSSALLPFLLKDCFKCLDECNEICYKDPVLKDRQWTAYIDRSPGSASYSEECFKACKAGCGYKFEIHPGEVDKARPNRPCNPPPSEKPPPVQKRPPQAVKHGEPTEDVPCTSA; encoded by the exons ATGCTACCAGAACAATGGACTCAACCTTGTGGCAATCAATGCACACAAAAATTCTCAGCTCTCACGCAGATTCCTT GGAGAGTATTTTGCAAGAAGGGCTGCGGCACTGATGGGGAGACGTGGGAAGATTGTGAGTTTTCATCTGCTTTGTTGCCATTTTTGCTTAAAGATTGTTTTAAGT GCTTGGACGAGTGCAATGAAATATGTTACAAGGACCCTGTACTCAAGGACCGGCAGTGGACTGCATACATTGACCGATCTCCTGGATCTGCCAGTTACTCTGAG GAATGTTTCAAAGCCTGTAAAGCTGGTTGTGGTTACAAG TTTGAGATTCACCCAGGGGAAGTTGATAAGGCTCGTCCAAACAGGCCATGCAATCCTCCCCCTTCTGAGAAACCACCCCCTGTTCAGAAACGACCTCCACAAGCTGTCAAGCATGGTGAACCTACTGAAGATGTACCGTGCACTTCTGCGTAG
- the LOC133699656 gene encoding general transcription and DNA repair factor IIH subunit TFB2 isoform X2, producing the protein MPQVRIIAKNFMDMVASLPAMKLDTLYQNAFICEAILRSLPPLAKKYVVQILFFDGPVSGKLLEQWVLADGVTKHRVAIDRLIQLRIFIEVSDKKRESSYKLNQTFQANLRKHLTNGGVLPRETMAAVVKLPSLEELDTYALEQWECFLLLLISSGQAEKPTSLSSSMMKIFQRGLLSQRDRDAPRLTEGGFQFLLMDTNAQLWYIIREYITNSEERGTEPADLISFLLELSFHVTGEAYNMNTLTEIQRNTIKDLAELGLVKLQQGRKESWFIPTKLATNLSVSLTDSSSRKQGYVVVETNFRLYAYSSSKLHCEILRLFSKIEYQLPNLIVGAITKESLYTAFENGITSDQIISFLQQNAHPRVAERLPSVPENVTDQIRLWEADLNRVEITPSHFYDEFPSRDTFEAACDFAREWNGLLWEDSKKMRVVVKAEIHMNMREFLRGQK; encoded by the exons ATGCCTCAAGTGAGAATTATTGCAAAGAATTTCATGGACATGGTAGCTTCCTTACCAGCCATGAAACTCGACACGCTCTATCAAAACGCATTCATCTGCGAAGCCATACtcag gtcaTTGCCGCCTTTAGCGAAGAAATATGTAgtacaaattttgttttttgacgGCCCAGTATCAGGTAAATTGCTGGAGCAATGGGTGCTTGCTGATGGGGTCACCAAACATAGAGTTGCTATTGATCGGTTGATTCAGTTGAGAATTTTTATTGAAGTTTCTGACAA GAAAAGGGAGAGTAGTTATAAATTAAACCAGACGTTTCAGGCTAATCTACGAAAGCATTTAACAAATGG TGGAGTTTTGCCAAGGGAAACAATGGCTGCAGTTGTAAAACTCCCTAGCTTGGAGGAATTAGATACCTACGCGCTTGAACAATGGGAG TGTTTTTTGCTACTTCTTATAAGCTCTGGCCAAGCAGAAAAGCCAACTAGCTTGAGCTCTTCCATGATGAAAATTTTTCAGCGGGGTCTTTTGTCTCAGAG GGATAGAGATGCTCCAAGATTAACTGAGGGTGGTTTTCAGTTTTTG CTGATGGATACAAATGCACAGCTGTGGTACATCATCAGAGAATATATCACTAATTCTGAG GAGAGAGGTACAGAGCCCGCGGatctgatttcttttcttctggAGCTTAGCTTTCATGTCACTGGCGAG GCATATAATATGAATACATTGACTGAGATTCAGAGAAATACTATCAAGGACCTTGCAGAATTGGGATTGGTTAAACTTCAGCAG GGAAGGAAAGAGAGTTGGTTTATACCTACTAAATTGGCTACGAATCTTTCAGTGAGCTTAACAGATTCATCATCACGGAAACAG gGATATGTTGTTGTAGAAACCAACTTTAGATTGTACGCGTACTCATCATCAAAGCTTCATTGTGAAATTCTACGTCTTTTCTCAAA GATAGAATATCAACTTCCAAACCTTATAGTTGGAGCaataacaaaagaaagtttGTATACAGCTTTTGAAAATGGCATCACGTCTGACCAA ataatttcttttcttcagcAGAATGCTCATCCTCGTGTGGCAGAGAGATTACCATCAGTTCCTGAAAATGTCACTGATCAG ATTAGATTGTGGGAAGCAGATCTGAACAGGGTTGAGATAACCCCCTCGCATTTCTATGATGAGTTTCCATCTAGG GATACATTTGAGGCTGCTTGTGACTTTGCACGGGAGTGGAATGGTTTGCTGTGGGAGGATTCAAAGAAAATGCGGGTTGTAGTGAAGGCAGAAATTCACATGAACATGCGAGAGTTTCTTCGTGGTCAAAAGTAG
- the LOC133699656 gene encoding general transcription and DNA repair factor IIH subunit TFB2 isoform X1, whose protein sequence is MPQVRIIAKNFMDMVASLPAMKLDTLYQNAFICEAILRSLPPLAKKYVVQILFFDGPVSGKLLEQWVLADGVTKHRVAIDRLIQLRIFIEVSDKKRESSYKLNQTFQANLRKHLTNGGVLPRETMAAVVKLPSLEELDTYALEQWECFLLLLISSGQAEKPTSLSSSMMKIFQRGLLSQRDRDAPRLTEGGFQFLLMDTNAQLWYIIREYITNSEERGTEPADLISFLLELSFHVTGEAYNMNTLTEIQRNTIKDLAELGLVKLQQVILVWAIGRKESWFIPTKLATNLSVSLTDSSSRKQGYVVVETNFRLYAYSSSKLHCEILRLFSKIEYQLPNLIVGAITKESLYTAFENGITSDQIISFLQQNAHPRVAERLPSVPENVTDQIRLWEADLNRVEITPSHFYDEFPSRDTFEAACDFAREWNGLLWEDSKKMRVVVKAEIHMNMREFLRGQK, encoded by the exons ATGCCTCAAGTGAGAATTATTGCAAAGAATTTCATGGACATGGTAGCTTCCTTACCAGCCATGAAACTCGACACGCTCTATCAAAACGCATTCATCTGCGAAGCCATACtcag gtcaTTGCCGCCTTTAGCGAAGAAATATGTAgtacaaattttgttttttgacgGCCCAGTATCAGGTAAATTGCTGGAGCAATGGGTGCTTGCTGATGGGGTCACCAAACATAGAGTTGCTATTGATCGGTTGATTCAGTTGAGAATTTTTATTGAAGTTTCTGACAA GAAAAGGGAGAGTAGTTATAAATTAAACCAGACGTTTCAGGCTAATCTACGAAAGCATTTAACAAATGG TGGAGTTTTGCCAAGGGAAACAATGGCTGCAGTTGTAAAACTCCCTAGCTTGGAGGAATTAGATACCTACGCGCTTGAACAATGGGAG TGTTTTTTGCTACTTCTTATAAGCTCTGGCCAAGCAGAAAAGCCAACTAGCTTGAGCTCTTCCATGATGAAAATTTTTCAGCGGGGTCTTTTGTCTCAGAG GGATAGAGATGCTCCAAGATTAACTGAGGGTGGTTTTCAGTTTTTG CTGATGGATACAAATGCACAGCTGTGGTACATCATCAGAGAATATATCACTAATTCTGAG GAGAGAGGTACAGAGCCCGCGGatctgatttcttttcttctggAGCTTAGCTTTCATGTCACTGGCGAG GCATATAATATGAATACATTGACTGAGATTCAGAGAAATACTATCAAGGACCTTGCAGAATTGGGATTGGTTAAACTTCAGCAGGTTATTCTAGTTTGGGCTATT GGAAGGAAAGAGAGTTGGTTTATACCTACTAAATTGGCTACGAATCTTTCAGTGAGCTTAACAGATTCATCATCACGGAAACAG gGATATGTTGTTGTAGAAACCAACTTTAGATTGTACGCGTACTCATCATCAAAGCTTCATTGTGAAATTCTACGTCTTTTCTCAAA GATAGAATATCAACTTCCAAACCTTATAGTTGGAGCaataacaaaagaaagtttGTATACAGCTTTTGAAAATGGCATCACGTCTGACCAA ataatttcttttcttcagcAGAATGCTCATCCTCGTGTGGCAGAGAGATTACCATCAGTTCCTGAAAATGTCACTGATCAG ATTAGATTGTGGGAAGCAGATCTGAACAGGGTTGAGATAACCCCCTCGCATTTCTATGATGAGTTTCCATCTAGG GATACATTTGAGGCTGCTTGTGACTTTGCACGGGAGTGGAATGGTTTGCTGTGGGAGGATTCAAAGAAAATGCGGGTTGTAGTGAAGGCAGAAATTCACATGAACATGCGAGAGTTTCTTCGTGGTCAAAAGTAG
- the LOC133700009 gene encoding tetraspanin-19-like isoform X2 — MAGIARTCLQSILKFVNSTLGLVGIAMVLYGLWMSRVWQRDMQDSSFDDFDSSAPWFIYTFLSIGVTLCLITCLGHISADCSNALAADILLNSDWEKDLPEDPTGRFHDFREFVESNFDFFKWIGMFIILAQGFSMLLAMALRALGPSNESNYDIYDEHPPARLPLINHHLQQPPYVVGEPRFPMKNDAWNTNM, encoded by the exons ATGGCAGGAATTGCAAGGACTTGTCTGCAGTCAATATTGAAATTTGTGAATTCGACACTGGGACTTGTTGGCATAGCAATGGTTCTCTACGGTCTTTGGATGAGCAGAGTGTGGCAAAGAGACATGCAAGACTCgtcttttgatgattttgattctAGTGCTCCATG GTTTATATACACTTTTCTCAGCATTGGGGTTACCTTATGCCTAATAACATGCCTAGGCCATATTTCTGCAGATTGctcaaatg CACTTGCAGCAGATATACTCCTAAATTCTGATTGGGAGAAG GATTTACCTGAGGATCCGACAGGGAGGTTCCATGATTTTAGAGAATTTGTGGAATCTAATTTTGACTTCTTCAAATGGATAGGCATGTTCATCATCCTAGCTCAG GGATTTTCTATGTTATTAGCAATGGCTTTAAGAGCTCTTGGACCCAGCAATGAATCCAACTATGACATTTATGATGAACACCCTCCGGCCAGACTTCCACTCATCAATCACCATTTACAACAACCTCCATACGTTGTTGGTGAACCACGATTTCCGATGAAGAATGATGCTTGGAAT ACCAACATGTGA
- the LOC133700009 gene encoding tetraspanin-19-like isoform X1, translating into MAGIARTCLQSILKFVNSTLGLVGIAMVLYGLWMSRVWQRDMQDSSFDDFDSSAPWFIYTFLSIGVTLCLITCLGHISADCSNGFFLSCYMEIIFVLLLLETALAADILLNSDWEKDLPEDPTGRFHDFREFVESNFDFFKWIGMFIILAQGFSMLLAMALRALGPSNESNYDIYDEHPPARLPLINHHLQQPPYVVGEPRFPMKNDAWNTNM; encoded by the exons ATGGCAGGAATTGCAAGGACTTGTCTGCAGTCAATATTGAAATTTGTGAATTCGACACTGGGACTTGTTGGCATAGCAATGGTTCTCTACGGTCTTTGGATGAGCAGAGTGTGGCAAAGAGACATGCAAGACTCgtcttttgatgattttgattctAGTGCTCCATG GTTTATATACACTTTTCTCAGCATTGGGGTTACCTTATGCCTAATAACATGCCTAGGCCATATTTCTGCAGATTGctcaaatggtttttttctttcttgt TACATGGAAATTATCTTCGTACTTCTCTTATTGGAAACAGCACTTGCAGCAGATATACTCCTAAATTCTGATTGGGAGAAG GATTTACCTGAGGATCCGACAGGGAGGTTCCATGATTTTAGAGAATTTGTGGAATCTAATTTTGACTTCTTCAAATGGATAGGCATGTTCATCATCCTAGCTCAG GGATTTTCTATGTTATTAGCAATGGCTTTAAGAGCTCTTGGACCCAGCAATGAATCCAACTATGACATTTATGATGAACACCCTCCGGCCAGACTTCCACTCATCAATCACCATTTACAACAACCTCCATACGTTGTTGGTGAACCACGATTTCCGATGAAGAATGATGCTTGGAAT ACCAACATGTGA
- the LOC133699905 gene encoding E3 ubiquitin-protein ligase AIRP2-like: MYIGSVRKSFKDSLKVLEADIQHANTLASDISRDYDGACLQMRMSYSPAAHLFLFLVQWTDCHLAGALGLLRILIYKVYVDGTTTMTTHERKASIREFYAVIYPSLLQLQRGVTDTEDKKQKAVCMERYRRRDDEEHRQHADVDIEREEECGICMEMNSKIVLPNCHHAMCLKCYREWRSRSQSCPFCRDSLKRVNSGDLWVFTDSKDIVDMATVTRDNLRRLFMYVDKLPLIIPDNLFDTYDSHVR; the protein is encoded by the exons ATGTATATAGGGTCTGTGAGAAAATCTTTCAAGGACTCTCTTAAAGTGCTTGAAGCTGATATTCAACATGCTAATACTCT GGCATCAGATATTTCAAGGGATTATGATGGAGCCTGTCTTCAGATGAGAATGTCATATAGTCCAGCAGCACAcctgtttctttttcttgtgcAGTGGACAGACTGCCATCTTGCTGGTGCACTTGGACTGCTAAGGATCCTAATTTATAAG GTTTATGTGGATGGCACAACCACCATGACTACTCACGAAAGAAAAGCAAGTATCAGGGAGTTCTATG CTGTAATTTATCCCTCTTTATTGCAACTTCAAAGAGGGGTCACTGACACAGAAGATAAGAAACAGAAGGCGGTATGCATGGAAAGGTACCGAAGACGAGATGATGAGGAACATAGGCAGCATGCTGATGTTGAcattgaaagagaagaagaatgtGGAATATGCATGGAGATGAATAGCAAGATTGTACTGCCCAACTGCCACCATGCCATGTGCTTGAAATGTTACCGTGAATG GCGATCAAGATCCCAGTCATGCCCCTTCTGTCGTGACAGTCTCAAGAGAGTAAACTCTGGAGATCTCTGGGTGTTTACTGACAGCAAGGACATTGTGGACATGGCAACGGTGACAAGAGATAACCTAAGAAGGCTTTTTATGTATGTAGATAAGTTGCCTCTGATAATTCCTGACAACCTTTTCGACACATACGATTCACACGTAAGATAG